One stretch of Pigmentiphaga aceris DNA includes these proteins:
- the rpsS gene encoding 30S ribosomal protein S19, giving the protein MSRSIKKGPFVDLHLLKKVEAATAGKDKKPIKTWSRRSTILPDFIGLTIAVHNGRQHVPVYVNENMVGHKLGEFAMTRTFKGHAADKKAKR; this is encoded by the coding sequence ATGTCACGTTCTATCAAGAAAGGCCCGTTCGTCGACCTGCACCTTCTGAAGAAGGTCGAGGCGGCAACGGCCGGAAAAGACAAGAAGCCGATCAAGACCTGGTCGCGCCGTTCCACGATCCTGCCCGATTTCATCGGTCTGACGATTGCGGTTCACAACGGCCGCCAACATGTGCCCGTGTACGTCAACGAGAACATGGTTGGTCACAAGCTCGGCGAGTTCGCCATGACCCGTACGTTCAAGGGCCATGCTGCGGACAAAAAGGCCAAGAGGTAA
- the rplB gene encoding 50S ribosomal protein L2, which yields MPIVKLKPTSPGRRGMVKVVHPHLHKGEPFAPLLEKQFQNAGRNNNGHITTRHRGGGHKHHYRVVDFKRNKDGIPAKVERIEYDPNRTAHIALVVYADGERRYIIAPRGLAVGATLLSGIEAPIRAGNTLPIRNIPVGSTIHNVELTPGKGAQMVRSAGTSAVLLAREGTYAQVRLRSGEVRRVHIECRATLGEVSNEEHGLRQIGKAGATRWRGIRPTVRGVAMNPVDHPHGGGEGRTGEAREPVSPWGTPTKGFKTRRNKRTSNMIVSRRKKK from the coding sequence ATGCCCATCGTCAAGCTGAAGCCGACCTCCCCGGGTCGCCGCGGGATGGTGAAGGTGGTTCACCCCCACCTGCACAAGGGCGAACCGTTTGCGCCGCTGCTGGAAAAGCAATTCCAGAATGCTGGCCGCAACAACAATGGTCACATCACGACGCGTCATCGCGGCGGTGGCCACAAGCATCATTACCGCGTCGTCGATTTCAAGCGCAACAAGGACGGAATTCCGGCCAAGGTTGAACGCATTGAATACGATCCGAACCGCACCGCGCACATTGCACTGGTCGTTTACGCCGATGGCGAACGCCGGTACATCATTGCGCCGCGTGGTCTGGCAGTGGGCGCAACCCTGCTGTCCGGTATCGAAGCGCCGATCCGTGCTGGTAATACCCTTCCGATTCGCAACATCCCGGTCGGTAGCACCATCCACAACGTCGAGCTGACCCCCGGCAAGGGTGCACAGATGGTCCGTTCGGCAGGTACCTCTGCCGTGCTGTTGGCCCGTGAAGGCACCTACGCCCAAGTCCGCCTGCGCTCCGGCGAAGTGCGCCGCGTGCACATCGAGTGCCGCGCCACCCTCGGCGAAGTCAGCAACGAAGAGCATGGTCTGCGCCAAATCGGCAAGGCCGGTGCAACTCGTTGGCGCGGTATTCGTCCGACCGTTCGTGGCGTTGCCATGAACCCGGTTGATCACCCGCACGGTGGTGGTGAAGGCCGTACCGGTGAAGCTCGTGAGCCCGTGTCCCCGTGGGGCACGCCGACCAAGGGCTTCAAGACCCGTCGCAACAAGCGGACGAGCAATATGATCGTCTCGCGACGCAAGAAGAAGTAA
- the rplW gene encoding 50S ribosomal protein L23, whose translation MSNDRLMKVLLAPIVSEKSTFIADKNQQVTFRILQDATKPEIKAAVELLFKVQVEAVRVLNTKGKAKRFGRFNGRRRNERKAYVSLAPGQEIDFAQEIK comes from the coding sequence ATGAGCAATGACCGTCTGATGAAAGTGCTGCTGGCGCCGATCGTCTCTGAAAAGAGCACGTTCATCGCCGACAAGAACCAGCAAGTGACTTTCCGTATCCTGCAAGACGCTACCAAGCCGGAAATCAAGGCCGCGGTCGAACTGCTCTTCAAAGTGCAGGTCGAGGCCGTGCGTGTCTTGAACACCAAGGGCAAGGCTAAGCGCTTTGGTCGTTTCAACGGCCGCCGTCGTAACGAGCGCAAGGCATATGTCTCGCTCGCGCCGGGTCAGGAAATCGACTTTGCGCAGGAGATCAAGTAA
- the rplD gene encoding 50S ribosomal protein L4 has translation MELKLLNDQGQSSATVTAPDTVFGREYNEALIHQIVVAYQANARSGNRAQKDREQVKHTTKKPWRQKGTGRARAGMSSSPLWRGGGRTFPNSPDENFSQKVNKKMHRAGIRSILSQLAREDRISIVDGFTLAEPKTKLAADKLKAMGLESVLIITDSVDENLYLATRNLPNVAVVETRYADPLSLIHYKNVLITKNAIAQFEELLG, from the coding sequence ATGGAACTCAAGCTCCTGAATGACCAGGGCCAGTCCTCTGCAACCGTTACCGCTCCGGACACCGTGTTCGGCCGCGAATACAACGAAGCGCTGATCCACCAGATCGTCGTGGCTTATCAAGCCAACGCACGTAGCGGCAATCGCGCGCAGAAAGACCGTGAGCAGGTCAAGCACACCACGAAGAAGCCGTGGCGCCAGAAGGGTACGGGCCGCGCTCGTGCCGGTATGTCGTCGTCGCCCCTGTGGCGTGGTGGTGGTCGTACTTTCCCGAACTCGCCCGACGAAAACTTCTCGCAGAAGGTCAACAAGAAGATGCATCGCGCGGGTATCCGCTCGATCCTCTCGCAGTTGGCTCGCGAAGACCGTATCTCGATCGTTGATGGTTTCACCCTTGCCGAGCCGAAGACCAAGCTCGCAGCTGACAAGCTGAAGGCAATGGGTCTGGAATCCGTCCTGATCATCACGGACTCGGTCGACGAGAACCTGTACCTGGCGACTCGCAACCTGCCGAACGTGGCAGTGGTCGAGACCCGTTACGCTGATCCGTTGTCCCTGATCCACTACAAGAATGTGTTGATCACGAAGAACGCGATCGCTCAGTTCGAGGAGTTGCTGGGATGA
- the rplC gene encoding 50S ribosomal protein L3: MEKTMSTQSSATTPAAFRLGLVGRKVGMTRIFTEEGESIPVTVLDVSNNRVTQVKAPESDGYAAVQVTYGTRRASRVAAPQTGHFAKAGVEAGSLLKEFRLAPSKAAEFAPGAVIAVESLFTAGQKVDVTGTTIGKGFAGTIKRHHFKSQRASHGNSRSHRVPGSIGMAQDPGRVFPGKRMAGHLGDVQRTVQNLDVVRVDAERGLLLVKGAVPGHAGANIIVRPAIKGA, encoded by the coding sequence ATGGAGAAAACGATGTCGACCCAATCGTCGGCCACCACGCCTGCCGCATTCCGGCTGGGCCTGGTGGGTCGCAAGGTTGGCATGACCCGCATTTTCACGGAAGAAGGCGAAAGCATTCCCGTGACCGTGCTGGACGTGTCGAACAACCGTGTGACCCAGGTCAAGGCCCCCGAATCTGACGGCTATGCAGCCGTTCAGGTCACGTATGGCACTCGTCGTGCCTCGCGTGTTGCAGCTCCCCAAACCGGACACTTCGCGAAAGCGGGTGTTGAAGCGGGTAGCCTGCTCAAAGAATTCCGTCTCGCCCCCTCGAAAGCCGCAGAATTTGCTCCCGGTGCCGTTATCGCCGTCGAGAGCCTGTTCACTGCTGGCCAGAAAGTGGACGTGACCGGCACCACGATCGGTAAAGGCTTCGCCGGTACCATCAAGCGTCACCACTTCAAGTCGCAACGCGCTTCGCACGGTAACAGCCGTTCGCACCGCGTTCCCGGCTCGATCGGTATGGCGCAAGATCCGGGTCGTGTGTTCCCCGGTAAGCGCATGGCAGGTCACCTCGGTGACGTGCAGCGTACCGTGCAAAATCTCGATGTGGTTCGCGTTGATGCTGAACGCGGCCTGCTGTTGGTCAAGGGCGCAGTCCCCGGCCACGCTGGCGCGAACATCATCGTACGTCCCGCCATCAAAGGAGCCTGA
- the rpsJ gene encoding 30S ribosomal protein S10: protein MKKQKIRIRLKAFDYKLIDQSAAEIVETAKRTGAVVRGPVPLPTRIRRYDILRSPHVNKTSRDQFEIRTHQRLMDIVDPTDKTVDALMRLDLPAGVDVEIALN from the coding sequence ATGAAAAAGCAAAAAATCCGCATCCGTCTGAAGGCTTTCGACTACAAGCTGATCGATCAATCGGCAGCCGAAATCGTCGAAACCGCCAAGCGCACTGGTGCTGTGGTCCGTGGTCCCGTGCCGCTGCCCACCCGTATCCGTCGCTACGACATCCTGCGTTCGCCGCACGTCAACAAGACGTCGCGCGACCAGTTCGAGATCCGCACCCATCAGCGCCTGATGGACATCGTGGATCCGACCGACAAGACCGTTGACGCACTGATGCGCCTCGATCTGCCGGCTGGTGTGGATGTGGAAATCGCGCTGAATTAA
- the tuf gene encoding elongation factor Tu, giving the protein MAKSKFERTKPHVNVGTIGHVDHGKTTLTAAITTVLSRKFGGEAKGYDQIDAAPEEKARGITINTAHVEYETATRHYAHVDCPGHADYVKNMITGAAQMDGAILVCSAADGPMPQTREHILLSRQVGVPYIIVFLNKADLVDDAELLELVEMEVRELLSKYDFPGDDTPIITGSARLALEGDQSENGEPAIFRLADALDSYIPLPERAVDGTFLMPVEDVFSISGRGTVVTGRIERGIVKVGEEIEIVGIKDTVKTTCTGVEMFRKLLDQGQAGDNVGILLRGTKREDVERGQVLSKPGSIKPHTDFTAEVYILSKDEGGRHTPFFQGYRPQFYFRTTDVTGSITLPEGKEMVLPGDNVSITVKLINPIAMEEGLRFAIREGGRTVGAGVVAKILA; this is encoded by the coding sequence ATGGCAAAAAGCAAATTCGAACGTACCAAGCCGCACGTCAACGTCGGTACCATCGGTCACGTTGACCACGGCAAGACCACGCTGACCGCAGCAATCACCACGGTTCTGTCGCGCAAGTTCGGCGGCGAAGCCAAGGGCTACGACCAGATCGACGCAGCGCCCGAAGAAAAGGCACGCGGCATCACGATCAACACCGCCCACGTCGAGTACGAAACGGCTACCCGCCACTACGCTCACGTTGATTGCCCGGGCCACGCTGACTATGTGAAGAACATGATCACCGGTGCCGCTCAAATGGACGGCGCTATCCTGGTTTGCTCGGCCGCTGACGGCCCGATGCCCCAAACCCGTGAACACATCCTGCTGTCCCGCCAGGTCGGCGTGCCGTACATCATCGTCTTCCTGAACAAGGCTGACCTGGTGGACGACGCTGAACTGCTGGAACTCGTCGAAATGGAAGTTCGCGAACTTCTGTCGAAGTACGACTTCCCCGGCGACGACACCCCGATCATCACCGGCTCGGCACGTCTGGCCCTGGAAGGCGACCAATCGGAAAACGGCGAACCCGCCATCTTCCGCCTGGCCGACGCCCTGGACTCGTACATCCCCCTGCCCGAGCGCGCAGTTGACGGCACCTTCCTGATGCCCGTCGAAGACGTGTTCTCGATCTCTGGCCGCGGCACCGTCGTGACCGGCCGTATCGAGCGCGGTATCGTCAAGGTCGGCGAAGAAATCGAAATCGTCGGTATCAAAGACACCGTCAAGACCACTTGCACCGGCGTCGAAATGTTCCGCAAGCTGCTCGACCAAGGTCAAGCAGGCGACAACGTCGGCATCTTGCTGCGCGGCACCAAGCGCGAAGACGTCGAACGCGGCCAAGTGCTGTCGAAGCCCGGTTCGATCAAGCCGCACACCGACTTCACCGCCGAGGTGTACATCTTGTCGAAGGACGAGGGCGGCCGTCACACCCCGTTCTTCCAAGGCTATCGTCCCCAGTTCTACTTCCGTACCACGGACGTGACCGGTTCGATCACCCTGCCCGAAGGCAAGGAAATGGTTCTGCCCGGCGACAACGTGTCGATCACCGTCAAGCTGATCAACCCCATCGCCATGGAAGAAGGTCTGCGCTTCGCCATCCGTGAAGGCGGTCGTACCGTCGGCGCCGGCGTCGTTGCCAAGATCCTGGCCTAA
- the fusA gene encoding elongation factor G has translation MARKTPIERYRNIGISAHIDAGKTTTTERILFYTGVNHKLGEVHDGAATMDWMEQEQERGITITSAATTCFWKGMAGNFAEHHINIIDTPGHVDFTIEVERSMRVLDGACMVYCAVGGVQPQSETVWRQANKYKVPRLAFVNKMDRTGANFFKVYEQMRLRLKANPLALQIPIGAEDTFKGVVDLVKMKAIFWDEASQGIKFEYADIPAELADTAAEWREKLVEAAAESSEDLMNKYLEEGELSEAEIKLAIRTRTIAGEIQPMLCGTAFKNKGVQAMLDAVIEYLPSPVDIPAVDGIDDDEAPTTREADDKAKFSALAFKLMTDPFVGQLTFIRVYSGVLNSGDTVYNPIKHKKDRVGRLLQMHANQREEIKEVRAGDIAAAVGLKEVITGETLCDPEAIITLERMVFPEPVISQAVEPKTKADQERMGIALGRLAQEDPSFRVRTDEESGQTIISGMGELHLEILVDRMKREFNVEANVGKPQVAYRETIRKTCEESEGKFVKQSGGRGQYGHVVLKVEPQEAGKGFEFVDAIKGGVVPREFIPAVEKGCIETLTSGVMAGYPIVDIKVTLFFGSYHDVDSNENAFKMAASMAFKDGMRKASPVLLEPMMAVEVETPEDYAGNVMGDLSSRRGMVQGMDDMVGGGKVIKAEVPLAEMFGYSTTLRSQTQGRATYTMEFKHYAEAPKNVADAIITARAK, from the coding sequence ATGGCCCGCAAGACCCCGATCGAGCGCTACCGCAACATCGGTATCTCTGCGCACATCGACGCAGGGAAGACCACCACGACCGAACGTATCCTGTTCTATACCGGCGTCAACCACAAGTTGGGCGAAGTTCATGATGGCGCAGCCACCATGGACTGGATGGAGCAAGAGCAAGAGCGCGGCATTACCATTACCTCGGCTGCTACCACCTGCTTCTGGAAGGGCATGGCGGGTAACTTTGCTGAACATCACATCAACATCATCGACACCCCGGGTCACGTTGACTTCACCATTGAAGTTGAACGCTCGATGCGCGTGCTCGACGGTGCTTGCATGGTCTACTGCGCTGTGGGCGGCGTTCAGCCCCAGTCGGAAACCGTGTGGCGTCAGGCCAACAAGTACAAGGTCCCGCGTCTGGCCTTCGTGAACAAGATGGACCGTACCGGTGCCAACTTCTTCAAGGTCTACGAGCAGATGCGTCTGCGTCTGAAGGCCAACCCGTTGGCTCTGCAGATCCCGATCGGCGCCGAAGACACCTTCAAGGGTGTGGTCGACCTGGTCAAGATGAAGGCTATCTTCTGGGACGAAGCCAGCCAGGGCATCAAGTTCGAATACGCCGATATCCCGGCCGAGCTGGCTGACACCGCTGCCGAATGGCGCGAGAAGCTGGTCGAAGCGGCTGCAGAGTCGTCTGAAGACCTGATGAACAAGTACCTGGAAGAGGGTGAGCTGTCGGAAGCCGAGATCAAGCTCGCCATCCGTACGCGTACCATCGCCGGCGAAATTCAGCCGATGCTGTGTGGCACCGCCTTCAAGAACAAGGGCGTGCAGGCCATGCTCGACGCGGTCATCGAATATCTGCCCTCGCCGGTGGACATTCCTGCCGTTGACGGTATCGACGACGACGAAGCCCCGACCACCCGCGAAGCTGACGACAAGGCGAAGTTCTCCGCTCTGGCGTTCAAGTTGATGACGGACCCGTTCGTCGGTCAGCTGACCTTCATCCGTGTGTACTCGGGCGTGTTGAACTCGGGTGACACCGTGTACAACCCGATCAAGCACAAGAAGGATCGTGTCGGTCGTCTGCTGCAAATGCACGCGAACCAGCGCGAAGAAATCAAGGAAGTCCGTGCCGGCGACATCGCTGCTGCGGTCGGCCTGAAAGAAGTGATCACCGGCGAAACGCTGTGCGATCCGGAAGCGATCATCACCCTGGAACGCATGGTGTTCCCGGAGCCCGTGATTTCGCAGGCTGTCGAACCGAAGACCAAGGCTGACCAAGAGCGCATGGGTATTGCTCTGGGCCGTCTGGCTCAGGAAGATCCGTCGTTCCGCGTTCGCACCGACGAAGAATCGGGTCAGACCATCATTTCCGGCATGGGCGAGCTCCATCTGGAAATTCTGGTCGATCGCATGAAGCGTGAATTCAATGTGGAAGCCAACGTGGGCAAGCCCCAGGTTGCCTACCGCGAAACGATCCGCAAGACCTGCGAAGAGTCGGAAGGCAAGTTCGTCAAGCAGTCCGGCGGTCGCGGTCAGTACGGTCACGTGGTTCTGAAGGTCGAGCCGCAAGAAGCCGGCAAGGGCTTCGAATTCGTCGACGCCATCAAGGGCGGTGTGGTTCCTCGCGAATTCATCCCGGCCGTGGAAAAGGGTTGTATCGAAACCCTGACCTCGGGCGTGATGGCTGGCTACCCGATCGTTGACATCAAGGTCACGCTGTTCTTCGGTTCGTACCACGATGTGGACTCGAACGAAAACGCGTTCAAGATGGCAGCTTCGATGGCTTTCAAGGACGGCATGCGCAAGGCCAGCCCCGTGCTGCTCGAGCCCATGATGGCCGTGGAAGTCGAGACTCCGGAAGACTACGCCGGTAACGTGATGGGCGATCTGTCCTCGCGTCGCGGTATGGTCCAAGGTATGGACGACATGGTTGGCGGCGGCAAGGTCATCAAGGCCGAAGTTCCGCTGGCAGAAATGTTCGGCTACTCGACCACGCTGCGTTCGCAGACCCAAGGTCGTGCGACGTACACGATGGAATTCAAGCACTACGCTGAAGCGCCCAAGAACGTCGCGGACGCGATCATTACCGCGCGCGCCAAGTAA
- the rpsG gene encoding 30S ribosomal protein S7, with the protein MPRRREVPKREILPDPKFGSVDLAKFMNVIMLAGKKAVAERIVYGALEQISTKTGKDAIEVFQQAMGNVKPIVEVKSRRVGGANYQVPVEVRPVRRVALAMRWLREAAKKRGEKSMDLRLAGELLDAAENRGGAVKKRDDTHKMAEANKAFSHFRW; encoded by the coding sequence ATGCCCCGTCGTCGCGAAGTACCCAAGCGCGAAATCCTGCCGGATCCCAAGTTCGGTAGCGTCGATCTCGCCAAATTCATGAACGTGATCATGCTCGCCGGCAAGAAGGCCGTCGCTGAGCGGATCGTTTACGGCGCGCTCGAGCAAATCTCGACCAAGACCGGCAAGGACGCTATTGAAGTGTTCCAGCAAGCGATGGGCAATGTGAAGCCGATCGTCGAAGTGAAGAGCCGCCGCGTTGGTGGTGCCAACTACCAGGTCCCGGTTGAAGTCCGCCCGGTCCGTCGCGTGGCACTGGCCATGCGTTGGTTGCGTGAAGCCGCAAAGAAGCGCGGTGAGAAGTCGATGGACCTGCGTTTGGCAGGTGAATTGCTCGACGCGGCCGAAAACCGCGGTGGTGCCGTCAAGAAGCGTGACGACACCCACAAGATGGCCGAAGCCAACAAGGCATTCAGCCACTTCCGCTGGTAA
- the rpsL gene encoding 30S ribosomal protein S12 codes for MPTISQLVRKPRESSHAKSKSPALESCPQRRGVCTRVYTTTPKKPNSALRKVAKVRLTNGFEVISYIGGEGHNLQEHSVVLVRGGRVKDLPGVRYHIVRGSLDLQGVKDRRQSRSKYGAKRPKAK; via the coding sequence ATGCCTACTATCAGCCAGCTCGTGCGCAAGCCGCGCGAATCCAGCCATGCCAAGAGCAAGAGCCCCGCGCTCGAAAGCTGCCCGCAGCGTCGCGGCGTGTGCACCCGTGTTTACACCACGACCCCGAAGAAGCCGAACTCCGCACTGCGGAAAGTTGCAAAGGTTCGCCTGACCAACGGCTTCGAAGTCATCTCCTACATCGGCGGCGAAGGCCACAACCTCCAGGAACACTCGGTGGTTCTGGTTCGCGGCGGCCGTGTGAAGGATTTGCCGGGTGTGCGTTACCACATCGTCCGCGGATCGCTCGATCTGCAAGGCGTGAAGGATCGTCGCCAGTCGCGTTCGAAGTACGGCGCGAAGCGTCCGAAGGCCAAGTAA
- the tuf gene encoding elongation factor Tu, giving the protein MAKSKFERTKPHVNVGTIGHVDHGKTTLTAAITTVLSRKFGGEAKGYDQIDAAPEEKARGITINTAHVEYETATRHYAHVDCPGHADYVKNMITGAAQMDGAILVCSAADGPMPQTREHILLSRQVGVPYIIVFLNKADLVDDAELLELVEMEVRELLSKYDFPGDDTPIITGSARLALEGDQSENGEPAIFRLADALDSYIPLPERAVDGTFLMPVEDVFSISGRGTVVTGRIERGIVKVGEEIEIVGIKDTVKTTCTGVEMFRKLLDQGQAGDNVGILLRGTKREDVERGQVLSKPGSIKPHTDFTAEVYILSKDEGGRHTPFFQGYRPQFYFRTTDVTGSITLPEGKEMVLPGDNVSITVKLINPIAMEEGLRFAIREGGRTVGAGVVAKILA; this is encoded by the coding sequence ATGGCAAAAAGCAAATTCGAACGTACCAAGCCGCACGTCAACGTCGGTACCATCGGTCACGTTGACCACGGCAAGACCACGCTGACCGCAGCAATCACCACGGTTCTGTCGCGCAAGTTCGGCGGCGAAGCCAAGGGCTACGACCAGATCGACGCAGCGCCCGAAGAAAAGGCACGCGGCATCACGATCAACACCGCCCACGTCGAGTACGAAACGGCTACCCGCCACTACGCTCACGTTGATTGCCCGGGCCACGCTGACTATGTGAAGAACATGATCACCGGCGCCGCTCAAATGGACGGCGCTATCCTGGTTTGCTCGGCCGCTGACGGCCCGATGCCCCAAACCCGTGAACACATCTTGCTGTCGCGCCAAGTCGGCGTGCCGTACATCATCGTCTTCCTGAACAAGGCTGACCTGGTGGACGACGCTGAACTGCTGGAACTCGTCGAAATGGAAGTTCGCGAACTTCTGTCGAAGTACGACTTCCCCGGCGACGACACCCCGATCATCACCGGCTCGGCTCGTCTGGCCCTGGAAGGCGACCAATCGGAAAACGGCGAACCCGCCATCTTCCGCCTGGCCGACGCCCTGGACTCGTACATCCCCCTGCCCGAGCGCGCAGTTGACGGCACCTTCCTGATGCCCGTCGAAGACGTGTTCTCGATCTCTGGCCGCGGCACCGTCGTGACCGGCCGTATCGAGCGCGGTATCGTCAAGGTCGGCGAAGAAATCGAAATCGTCGGTATCAAAGACACCGTCAAGACCACTTGCACCGGCGTCGAAATGTTCCGCAAGCTGCTCGACCAAGGTCAAGCAGGCGACAACGTCGGCATCTTGCTGCGCGGCACCAAGCGCGAAGACGTCGAACGCGGCCAAGTGCTGTCGAAGCCCGGTTCGATCAAGCCGCACACCGACTTCACCGCCGAGGTGTACATCTTGTCGAAGGACGAGGGCGGCCGTCACACCCCGTTCTTCCAAGGCTATCGTCCCCAGTTCTACTTCCGTACCACGGACGTGACCGGTTCGATCACCCTGCCCGAAGGCAAGGAAATGGTTCTGCCCGGCGACAACGTGTCGATCACCGTCAAGCTGATCAACCCCATCGCCATGGAAGAAGGTCTGCGCTTCGCCATCCGTGAAGGCGGTCGTACCGTCGGCGCCGGCGTCGTCGCCAAGATCCTGGCCTAA
- the secE gene encoding preprotein translocase subunit SecE has product MSNPNVETVTSASDRVKVGLALACVVAGIAGYYALPTSPTIARVGVIFLGLALAIAIAMFSEPGRRFISFGRDAYSETRKVVWPTRKETVTTTAAVFAFAVIMALFLWITDKSIEWVLYDLILGWK; this is encoded by the coding sequence ATGTCGAATCCAAACGTCGAAACCGTTACAAGCGCCTCCGACCGCGTCAAGGTCGGTTTGGCGCTGGCGTGCGTAGTTGCTGGTATTGCCGGCTATTATGCGCTGCCGACCAGCCCGACGATCGCTCGCGTCGGCGTGATTTTCCTTGGGCTGGCATTGGCTATTGCCATCGCCATGTTCAGCGAACCCGGCCGACGTTTCATCTCGTTTGGTCGCGATGCCTATTCGGAAACGCGCAAGGTGGTCTGGCCCACCCGCAAGGAAACTGTCACCACTACCGCTGCAGTGTTCGCATTCGCGGTAATCATGGCCCTCTTCCTGTGGATTACCGATAAATCGATCGAGTGGGTGCTGTACGACCTGATACTCGGCTGGAAATAA
- the nusG gene encoding transcription termination/antitermination protein NusG, producing MSKRWYVVHVYSGMEKSVQKALTERLERAELQNSFGRILVPTEEVVEVKGGQKSITERRFFPGYVLVEMDLTDETWHLVKSTNKVTGFIGGSGNRPTPISEKEVEKILSQMEEGVEKPRPKILFEVGEMVRVKEGPFTDFNGNVEDVNYEKSKLRVSVTIFGRSTPVELDFSQVEKS from the coding sequence ATGAGCAAGCGTTGGTACGTCGTCCATGTCTACTCGGGCATGGAAAAGAGCGTGCAGAAGGCGCTCACCGAGCGCCTCGAGCGGGCCGAGCTGCAAAATTCCTTCGGTCGCATCCTGGTGCCGACCGAGGAAGTCGTCGAAGTCAAGGGTGGCCAGAAGTCGATCACCGAGCGCCGGTTCTTCCCGGGCTACGTGCTGGTCGAGATGGACCTGACGGACGAGACCTGGCATTTGGTGAAGAGCACCAACAAGGTCACGGGCTTCATCGGTGGATCGGGTAACCGCCCCACCCCGATTTCCGAAAAGGAAGTCGAGAAGATCCTGTCGCAGATGGAAGAAGGCGTGGAAAAGCCGCGTCCGAAGATCCTGTTCGAAGTGGGCGAAATGGTCCGCGTCAAGGAAGGTCCGTTCACCGACTTCAACGGCAACGTGGAAGACGTGAACTACGAGAAGAGCAAGCTGCGCGTCTCGGTCACCATCTTCGGTCGCTCCACCCCGGTCGAGCTCGACTTCAGTCAGGTCGAAAAGTCCTGA
- the rplK gene encoding 50S ribosomal protein L11 produces MAKKIVGFIKLQVPAGKANPSPPIGPALGQRGLNIMEFCKAFNAKTQGMEPGLPIPVVITAFADKSFTFIMKSPPATILIKKAAGITKGSPKPHTDKVGSLTRAQVEEIVKTKQPDLTASDMDAAVRTIAGSARSMGITVEGL; encoded by the coding sequence ATGGCGAAAAAAATCGTCGGCTTCATCAAGCTGCAAGTGCCAGCTGGTAAAGCCAACCCGTCCCCCCCGATTGGCCCGGCTCTGGGTCAACGCGGCCTGAACATCATGGAATTCTGCAAGGCGTTCAACGCCAAGACCCAGGGTATGGAACCCGGTCTGCCGATTCCGGTGGTGATCACCGCCTTCGCGGACAAGAGCTTCACCTTCATCATGAAGTCGCCCCCGGCGACCATCCTGATCAAGAAGGCTGCTGGCATCACCAAGGGTTCGCCGAAGCCGCATACCGACAAGGTCGGCTCGCTGACCCGTGCCCAAGTCGAAGAAATCGTCAAGACCAAGCAACCTGATCTGACCGCGTCGGACATGGATGCAGCTGTCCGTACGATCGCTGGTAGCGCCCGCAGCATGGGCATCACGGTAGAGGGTCTGTAA